From Amphiprion ocellaris isolate individual 3 ecotype Okinawa chromosome 10, ASM2253959v1, whole genome shotgun sequence, one genomic window encodes:
- the atg9b gene encoding autophagy-related protein 9B — translation MANFEAYQEYQRIEDFEEDSPPGEEDLLVHVPEGLKDSWHHIKNLDNFFTRIYHFHQKNGFACMMLTEFFELVQFLFVVTFTTFLVNCVEYDVLFANRPVNHTGSGQNPLDRNKVTLPDAIVSSQKCTERIQNNSWIIFLLIMAAIFWIYRLVKVFCNVLSYWEIRQFYIKALKIRMDELCNFTWQEVQDRLISLQREQQMCIHKKELTELDIYHRILRFKNYMVAMINKSLLPVQLQVPLLGNVVFLTQGLKYNFELILFWGPGSLFQNKWNLHPKYKRSGNRLELAQQLSRIILLMGLANLLLCPFILVWQVLYAFFSYTEVIRREPGSLGARRWSLYGRLYLRHFNELNHELHGRLGRGYKPTSKYMNSFTSPMLTVLAKNIAFFSGSVLAVLIALTVYDEDVLTVQHILTAITVLGVVITIARSFIPDEHMVWCPEQLLQCVLAHIHYMPDHWRGNANKSETRDEVAQLFQYKAVFILEELLSPIVTPFILIFLLRNKSLEIIDFFRNFTVEVVGVGDICSFAQMDIRRHGNPTWMSEGQTEASIYQQAENGKTELSLMHFTIKNPRWQPPQESSVFISHLKEKVHHDAQGGPSTQLLLSEAPLCTSLQSNESGTGPDNLLASVLAHPILTASGLQGRDSHFIPPSTAASAAASVLASLSTSQLANANRGRSHGLLPSSLHHETTMYRSDRTIIDSMSNSDSRIRSNALHSEFASAEMSLHAIYMHELHQQSSHPQKTSGQWQNPVPMRDLHTNTGLQARSGLGSSISMPAPVHLGGWQEEEEEENEDDQEINSGSAPKQGTGSNC, via the exons ATGGCCAACTTTGAAGCTTACCAGGAGTATCAGAGAATTGAGGACTTCGAGGAGGACTCACCACCAGGGGAGGAGGATTTACTGGTCCATGTGCCCGAAGGCCTGAAAG ACTCATGGCACCATATCAAGAACCTGGATAACTTCTTCACAAGA ATTTATCATTTTCATCAAAAGAATGGCTTCGCCTGTATGATGTTGACAGAGTTTTTTGAACTTGT TCAGTTTTTGTTCGTCGTCACATTCACAACGTTCCTTGTCAACTGTGTGGAGTATGATGTCCTGTTTGCCAATCGACCAGTCAACCACACCGGATCAGGCCAGAACCCTCTGGACAGGAATAAAGTCACTCTGCCGGATGCCATCGTTTCCAGCCAGAAGTGCACTGAGAG gATTCAAAACAACAGCTGGATCATCTTCCTTCTCATCATGGCAGCCATCTTCTGGATCTATCGTCTTGTTAAAGTCTTTTGCAATGTTTTGAGCTACTGGGAGATCAGGCAGTTCTACATCAAAGCACTGAAGATCAGAATG GATGAACTATGCAACTTCACATGGCAGGAAGTTCAGGACCGACTCATCAGCCTTCAGAGGGAACAGCAAATGTGCATACACAAAAAAGAGCTGACCGAACTTGACATCTACCACCGCATTCTGCGTTTTAAAAACTACATGGTGGCCATGATAAACAAATCGCTGCTGCCGGTACAGCTGCAAGTCCCCTTGCTGGGAAATGTGGTGTTCCTAACCCAGGGCCTCAAGTACAACTTTGAGCTCATTCTTTTCTGGGGCCCAGGCTCCCTGTTTCAGAATAAGTGGAACCTCCACCCCAAATACAAGCGCAGTGGAAACCGCCTAGAGCTCGCCCAGCAGCTCAGCAGAATCATCCTGCTGATGGGTTTGGCTAACTTGCTGCTATGTCCCTTCATCCTGGTGTGGCAGGTGCTCTATGCGTTCTTCAGTTATACAGAAGTGATCCGTAGAGAACCTGGAAGTCTGGGCGCACGCCGCTGGTCCTTGTATGGTCGTTTATACCTGCGTCACTTCAATGAGCTGAACCACGAGCTGCATGGACGTTTAGGTCGTGGCTACAAACCCACCTCTAAATACATGAACTCCTTTACATCGCCAATGCTCACTGTGCTGGCTAAGAACATTGCCTTCTTCTCAGGGTCAGTGTTGGCTGTTCTCATTGCACTGACAGTTTATGATGAGGACGTTCTGACAGTGCAGCACATTCTGACCGCTATCACTGTGCTGGGGGTGGTTATAACTATCGCCAG GTCTTTTATCCCAGACGAGCATATGGTGTGGTGTCCAGAACAGCTGCTGCAGTGCGTGCTGGCACACATTCACTACATGCCAGACCACTGGAGGGGCAATGCTAACAAGAGCGAGACCCGTGACGAGGTTGCACAGCTGTTTCAGTACAAAGCG GTGTTTATCTTGGAGGAGCTGCTCAGTCCTATTGTCACGCCCTTCattctcatcttcctcctgaGAAACAAGTCTCTGGAAATCATTGATTTCTTCAGGAACTTTACTGTGGAGGTGGTTGGAGTTGGAGACATATGTTCCTTTGCGCAGATGGACATCAGACGCCATGGAAACCCAACA TGGATGTCAGAGGGCCAGACGGAGGCCTCCATATACCAGCAGGCTGAGAACGGCAAGACCGAGCTGTCTCTCATGCACTTCACCATAAAGAACCCACGCTGGCAGCCACCTCAGGAGAGCTCAGTATTTATCAGCCATTTGAAGGAGAAGGTGCATCACGATGCCCAGGGTGGCCCCTCCACCCAGCTGCTGCTCTCAGAGGCTCCTCTCTGCACCTCACTACAGTCCAACGAGTCAGGCACTGGG CCTGATAATCTTTTGGCCAGTGTGCTGGCCCACCCTATTCTGACTGCATCAGGACTACAAGGGCGAGACAGTCACTTCATCCCACCAAgcactgctgcttctgctgcagcCAGTGTCCTGGCCTCTTTGTCCACCTCTCAGCTTGCAAATGCTAATCGTGGCCGCTCACATGGCCTCCTGCCCTCCTCTCTCCACCATGAGACTACCATGTACCGCAGCGATCGCACCATCATCGACAG TATGTCTAACAGTGACTCTCGCATTCGGAGTAATGCACTGCACTCAGAGTTCGCCTCAGCAGAGATGAGTCTCCATGCCATCTACATGCATGAG